The following DNA comes from Populus trichocarpa isolate Nisqually-1 chromosome 19, P.trichocarpa_v4.1, whole genome shotgun sequence.
CAAATACATTACCAGCTGAGCTTCAACGGCTTCTTAATACTATTAGGGAACTTGATGACCGATCCCAATGTAAGAAAATCCCACTTCCACATATACGTATACATTAACGTATTTTTTGTTTACGTGCGTTTCACTTGTGTGTATACATACAATTTACGAGAATTTATGCATGTATATAAATGTGAGTATCTATACAATTGATGAATTTTCATGCATGTATATAAGTTTTAACTGTTTTAcatttgcatgcatttatgcATATAAACTGTAAATTTTCTTACTTTTAGGGTTGCattagttgaaaataaaattctgtTTTAAGATTGGGCATTGTGCCATGGCCAATATACTCATGGAGTAGTACTGGTATGGttgtgaaagtttttttttttttgtagttttaatgCTTAATTATTGCACATTTTCATgcatgtatttatataaataagctgtagactttttttttttttttttttacggtctCATTAGTgggaaaaaatagaatttgagTTGTCATGTAGGATATAAACATGTGCATGCATCATGCATGGGTATTTGTGCATGTTACATGTTCTTGTATTGCGGAAAACTTTGGTATTCTTCTGTCTTTAAGCCTGCATATAGAcagcttgtgtgtgtgtgtgaatgtgcatggttaatttttttcatcttttgatttGTTGGTGTTTTATGGGTGAAAGCAATGATAAATCAAACAAGGCAACAGACAAACTACTGTCTAGGATTGGCATCTCAAAGCTCGAAAAAAGGGAATGGTAGTATTTATAATTGCTACAACACTAATAATAGGGAAGAGGATGACACAGTCGAGAAAATGAGGAAGGATATTGAGGCAAATCAGGATAATGCATTGATTTTGTGCACGGAGAAGGTTTTGTTGGCACGGCAAGCTTATGAGCTTGTGAGTTTCTCTTATTCCAAGGcctttttaataaattgtttcTTGCAGcatgttaaatttatattatatggatCATGCTGATTTATTAAGAGTTTATTGGGGTCTGATGTGGTAGGGAACATGTTTCTTATATAGTAAAATATAGGGGGCATTATCGTGTTCAAGGATTTGTTGTAGTTCTtagtgatttgtttttcaagtgcTTGGTGTTTGAAGACGCGGAGAGGGATCTTTTAATGCCTATAAAGTAGTTCTCTGACTAGATGATATATTCTTATGTAGCTTTCTCTGATTATGGTTTTGGAGAATAGCATGTAATATCTCCCACTCCAGTGAACTTCTTCTTTTGGGCATTGTAGGTAAATATCTACCATGTTAAAAGTGCTTTCCGCATTGAAATATGTCAAGTCCTTGGTATTTGGTAAATTCCCTAGCAGAGCACAGTCTTATCCACTTCTCATTTTAATATGATGGAAAGCTTTAGTGTTTGAGTTACTGTGAAAAAGCATCATTTGTATCTTATTTTCCATGGTTCAAATGCTTGACTGGGTTGTGTAATCTGTGTATTCAGGATGAGATTGTTTCTGCCAACAGGGACAACAAGGATCTACAATGCTTAAAATAAAAGTCTGTGCTGAAGTTAACTGACTCTTCTGTTTCCTTGGTGTTGTTTAATCAAATTCTACGTGATTGCTATGTGTTGGCCAATAACTCATGTTGCATTTGTCATATGTTCACAGATAGCGCTTAACTTTAGCgtaaataatatagtttatctTCCTAGATTGTTTGATGAGACTATCTTGTATTGAAATTTCCTGTAATCATTTGTCCATAATTTTATGGCAAAAAGTCGTCATAACCCAACTTTAGAATCCTTAACCAGTATTGCTTCTACATGTTTACTATTCTTCTATCTCGACTGCTCATATGCACCATTGGAGGTTTCTCTTTTGCTGAGGACATTTACAAGCACATAGCGATTCCACAGTTATTAGgatttcattttaataaaagcAAAGCCACCTAGAGGTTACACCTTCACAGAATGGAATATCCCTGCTGAACTCACTTTGGTTTCTTCTAGCCACTCACTTTAGTTAGCCTGCGAGTCCTCAATAATCTAACTTTAATTTTGGTCTGAGTTGAGGATAATAATATATGGGTCTTCTCATTCTAAGCATGGCATATGATAGGTTCTCtctcacccccccccccccccccctctgtCATTATGTTTGTTGTTGAATACAGATAAGCCCCTATTTTTTTCCTCTGCTAAGAGAGGGTATGGCAGACTCTTTCTAATTTACTCAATTCCCTGTACTATGATCTGCATACAGATAGACAGCCATATAAAACGACTTGATGAGGATCTGAACAACTTTGCAGAAGATTTGAAGCATGGTACAACAAATGGATCACCAATCATTCTACTTTATTTTATCTCTTGCAACTCTAATCCTAGCACAGGACTCTATTTAGTggcttaattatttttcctttttgtcttGTATTCAGAGGGAAAACTATCACCAGATGAGCCGGCAATTCTTCCTCCACTGCCTTTAATAGTCCCTAAAATTGAGAAACGCAGGAACTTTTATGGAACACCTCAATCAAAAAGGATTGATTTCAGGGATCGGTATTGGGACAGAGAACGTGATAGGGATTTTGAGCTCATGCCTCCTCCAGGAAGCCATAAAAAGGATTTCACTGTTCCTGTTGAAGCTGAGCAACCCATTGATCCGAATGAACCTACCTACTGTGTCTGCCATCAGGTTTGACTTTTTGTTTAATGCTATATCAGTTTCAAATTCAACTCTTTCTTCTGCAGAGTTGCTTTACGTTTGCTTGCTTGAAGTACGATAAAAACTCTTCTACATCACTAAACTTCTGTGATGGTTGTGGTCATTTAGGTGTCCTTTGGAGATATGATTGCTTGTGATAACGAGAATGTAAGTACTTTCTCCTTTGCTCTCTGCATGTTGTTGCTGGTCTTCTTGATCAAAGTTCATTACTTTGTTTCCTTGTCTATAGTTTTGTATTTGCATTTGACATGTGTGTCAGTCATAACAAGTTAAATTTTTgtgaatattttgataaaattccaAGACAACATTTGTGAAGTTAACATGAtaaatttaaatggaaaaaataataagaatttagAATCCAGTATCATACTATCTTTCATCTTTCATCAATTTGATTTGAGCAGAATAATTTTAATAGCTAGTTGTTTCTATTCCGAATGTGTCACCTTTTTGGAGAACTCTTGTGCACTCGCTCACTTGTTTTTCTGCTTACAGTGCCAAGGAGGTGAATGGTTCCATTATTCATGTGTTGGGCTGACACCAGAGACAAGATTCAAGGGGAAGTGGTACTGTCCAACCTGCAGGAATCTACCCCAATTTCAATGGTAGAATGTattcaaaattatatagttTCCTTATTTGTATCATCAATTTTCATTAGCAACAAAGCATTGCAACTGCGCAGGTCTTGTAACAAAGTAGGATTCTCATGAGTTCCTCTTTCCCCCCAGCCCCAACACCAATCCTTCCACCGtttcctcttttctttgcaGGAACAGAAAAGGAAACAGATGTGTACATATCCACAACCAGGCCACATGATAATCCATTATGCATATTTTGCTATCAATTCTTGCATCCATAGCCGAAGCTATCTCAGCAAGTGAGAAGTCCTCTGGATGAGCTGACAAAGTAAGTTCTATCCAAGAGTGGGGGAGTCTCTCCTCAAGTTCAAAGCCTGCCTCCCATTCTTGTTGCTCTTTCTTCCTTAACGGTGAGGTTATTCTCcgattttaaattttcaacacCCAAATCCTTTGGCTGTTGAGAGAATTAGCCTTGATACACAAAAGCTAACCTGAAAATAGCTTAACTggtaaaaccaaaataaataaataaataaataccctAAATCCCATGGGCATTATTACCAGAAGGCAGGCAAAAGCAATGGTATCTTATGGCTCTGGATTCACATTCTGGTATTCAAATGTGTTCATTAAGGTATTTGTTCATCAAAAGTGTGTTAAATCTGGTGGAAATCCAATTCTTTACCTTGGTGAATCTTCAACACACTGCAGAATAAAAGCAGCAAATGCTACCTTCTTGGACATCCAGCAATTTAAAGAACTCAATCTTCGGCTCTTTGGACTTTGACACGCAGGCCATACCACAAGACTCTTGCTTGGTTTCGCATGCTAAAGGCCCAATTTAAAATGGCATTACGGTTATTTCACGAGGCTGAATTCGCTAAGAAGATTTTAAGTGTATTTAGTTGTTtactaacaaaattaattaaatttttttaaaatatatattttttaatattattttgttaaaataataaaaatatataaaaaataattttaaacaaaaaaattaaattgaattttgttttttatttgagttttttttgtgtttcacggtactttttaaaagtattttttaattaaaaatatattaaaataatttttttatttattttaaatattaatatatcaaaacaattaaaaaacatcaatttaattttttttaaaaaaaaactttaaaaattaattaaaacaatgagtTGTTACAAAGTTTATGTTTCTGCACGGACACCAATGCAGATGCTTGTAGTCCTCTCAGTAGCTATAGATCGATGAAGTTCCAACATCTACTGTAGGGATTATGATTATGCTACATTAAAAGTTATTACTCTTTATTCACtgcaaatttgtttgtttttatattttaaaaatatttttgaaattatttatttttttattataaatttattttttttattttgatgttttatatcgttttaataacaaattttttttaaaaattttttttttaatatattttaaaacaaaaaacaatttcaaaagcaataattaccataatattaaataagttCTAAATATCAAAGGATTTGCAATAACAAATGTTAAGCGAAgcgttaatattaattataattgttaGATGGATTAGGGAATTATCGggtttttagattaattaattttattaaaataatattatttttttattttttttaatattaactcggctaaatttgaaaagatttatgtttttttttctaattttttccattCTAAATACTTTATTACGATGTTAAACTCATTTTTAATGAAGGtgtatctcaatatttttctttgtatctTTTACAATGGAACCATATTAagtactttttttcaaaaacagaaataaataaaagtaatatttgCAAGTTTAGCTTGTTACATCTTCATGAATAAATGCAggataatttgattttgttttcctttttttctttcaatctcgTATTCTCCACACTTTTTACCTCACCATCAAAGGATTGGTTGTCGAgtgtatttataggtaaaaaggAAAACTAGTTGCTATAAAGCAtccacataaataaataaataaataaatatttattcattaGAAAGAATCTTTACTCGATATTGAACTATCTGTTTGAAATAATCTTCactatatatataggaaaacTAATTGCTGAAGAATatccacataaataaaaattaaaattgttcatCGCATAAAATCTTCgttaaatataaaagtaattttaaagaaaaatcttcaatttataTGAGATAATTCGTATAAATATGTCAAAAAGCTAGAAAATACTTGTTGACTCTAAGGGTTTATGACGACAATGATTGtaatttgatgataataaatatttgatattctTAATATTGTACTTGTTAATTAAATGCAAGCATATTGTTTTGAgtttaaaacattaaaagaatgaaCTTCATGActtacttattttttaagtttatttgcacaaaattcatgaagaaaaataaaaaattcgtTGTATAATTTATATGGCCCTTTGTCAACATCATACAAGAACGTCTTTTCCCTGTTGATTAACATGTAAATGCGTAAGGGTGTTTTTTTGTATTGCGATAGATAATGtggtttgggagtgtggttgtagttcctttttaaaatgtttttttatgctgaaatgcatctaaatgatatttttattattttttaaaaattatttttgagatcagcacatcaaaatgatctaaaacatacaaaaaaaattaattttttttaaaaaatgaatttttgtggaatgcggtttgcaccgcgttcccaaacggtgtaaaagtttttttttttaaaaaaaattacttttagttgaggttggtttagaaaaatatatgtttggttaaaactgtggttaaaattgaggttgaacaaaaagtagtttaatgtgtttggttaagaatgcttttcaaattgaggttataaaataactaaaacaaacatatattaatattgatggtttttaattgaaatattatagatttaactactgctattacgtcatgaaataaacaatactttatataaagtattttttattatttcattgaactatatgcaatttcatcacgtaaGAAATCtatccgacaaggactatagttttcatggtttcctgagcgtgcaacaacatcaagtaaatatcatcaggaacaaaattgggattacgatcaaattctgcaaatgctacgtcatcatacgatctccttctaatgtaattatatagtgtcattgaatcatgttaaacattagtttttcgaataaaacacaatatctgagaattttttttggcttttttttttattttactgggttgaACCCtgttcaatgcatttaggtttggGCCGGACCCGGTCCGACCCATTAACAATGGAGttgctctccactgttcacatgcaacgTGAATAGTGGAGAGCAGCTAAATACGatagaagaaggagaaggagaagggcaaggggaaggggaagagcAACCTACCCTGCGCGACGACGATGTCTGGCTGGCGGTGGTGAGGGAGCTGCTCTCCACTGTTTATGCtgcagaacagtggagacaGGGAagtgtagaagaagaagaagaagaaagggaaggagaatgagaaggggaaggggatgaGCCGGCTACCCTGGGCGGAGGCAATGTTTGGCTGGCGGTGGTAACGGCGGAGGCCGATGGTGAACTGACGGTCCTATGCTCTCCATTGTTCATTGTTCACTGttaactttctttttcctctgtTTCTGCTCTTCTTCTTGCGCGCCTCTGGTTATTGTGTTGTAACACAGTTTGCAACAAAGCATCTTGAAGTTGCTTCAACAAATCTTGTGGTTTAAACGCAAATTATAATAGGTCCCACAAATTTCAAGCTGTGTTTATAttgtaaccaaacatatatagaTAGTGTTTTTCTGTAAACGCATCCTTAGCGCCAAACACGCACtaaatgcattttattttaataaacaatactattttttatttttattttttcatttttcattttgaacgttgaactttaattttttaaaaaactttatcatTCCATCTAATGTTTGTGatattttatgtgttgattttttcttgttgcaTATTCTTGACAATTCAGAGTGTCCGGTAAGATTTTAGAATTTAGATATAGgccaaaatatgatttaaatttgtAGTGTAACATTagaatgatcaaaataaaaacccaaaaaaaccaaagggCCTTTTCCACAtttacatgaaaaaagttaCTTTTTGTCCGTAATCTCTCCATTTAGTcatttttggtctttttagtGTTGAGATTTTATGTTTAGATCATAGACTACTTTTTCCCCTCACATTTAAGTCTTTTAGTTTTGAGCAAGGAGAGGGTCGCCAAGAAATGAAGGAGAGAAAAAGTTGCAGATGGCAACATTCTTGCAAAAAAATGTTGATCTTATTGGATTTCATTAGATGAAATAAGTGTTATTGAGGTGTATTTGAACTTTtatctagcaaaaaaaaaaatagatcgaggatcgataaatgtttttttatttggtttagttttggaATTTTTGGTCGATTTTAGGATGTTTGAAGTCTGGAATAGGTTTATTAAAGTGTTTGAGgtatttttttaggtgtttttgggttaaaaaaatggttgaaaatggATTATTGGAGTTCAAAATCTTGACTAATTTTTAGGCTATAAAAAGTGGTCGAAATCCTTACCAAGTGTCAtatacttagtttttttaaaaagaataccatcaaaacaaaagaagaagaaaaaggctaGGCAAGTGGTCATGCCCACTCATGCCTAAGCCTCTTTGTATTGGGGCAAGTGTATTGGCCCACCTAGGCATGCACCTAGGTTCTTTTCAGACaaccatttagtttttttttttttaaaaaaaaaaatttaaatcctaatttaaactcattataaataaaataaaataatttatattaa
Coding sequences within:
- the LOC7491033 gene encoding PHD finger protein ING2 isoform X2 yields the protein MAIARTGVYVDDYLEYANTLPAELQRLLNTIRELDDRSQSMINQTRQQTNYCLGLASQSSKKGNGSIYNCYNTNNREEDDTVEKMRKDIEANQDNALILCTEKVLLARQAYELIDSHIKRLDEDLNNFAEDLKHEGKLSPDEPAILPPLPLIVPKIEKRRNFYGTPQSKRIDFRDRYWDRERDRDFELMPPPGSHKKDFTVPVEAEQPIDPNEPTYCVCHQVSFGDMIACDNENCQGGEWFHYSCVGLTPETRFKGKWYCPTCRNLPQFQWSCNKVGFS
- the LOC7491033 gene encoding PHD finger protein ING2 isoform X1, whose amino-acid sequence is MAIARTGVYVDDYLEYANTLPAELQRLLNTIRELDDRSQSMINQTRQQTNYCLGLASQSSKKGNGSIYNCYNTNNREEDDTVEKMRKDIEANQDNALILCTEKVLLARQAYELIDSHIKRLDEDLNNFAEDLKHEGKLSPDEPAILPPLPLIVPKIEKRRNFYGTPQSKRIDFRDRYWDRERDRDFELMPPPGSHKKDFTVPVEAEQPIDPNEPTYCVCHQVSFGDMIACDNENCQGGEWFHYSCVGLTPETRFKGKWYCPTCRNLPQFQWNRKGNRCVHIHNQAT